From a single Rutidosis leptorrhynchoides isolate AG116_Rl617_1_P2 chromosome 5, CSIRO_AGI_Rlap_v1, whole genome shotgun sequence genomic region:
- the LOC139846740 gene encoding adenylate isopentenyltransferase-like: MEPTAVNTRRHQKIVVIMGPTGAGKSRLSIDLATCYYNNSEIINSDKMQVYRGLDITTNKITMQERRGIRHHLLGSFDPTESVINPFNFRQFASEKITDIVSRGGLPVLVGGSNSFIYSLLAKNFDPKSDVFNRPDPVSSELRYKCCFIWVDVSFPVLDQYLCKRVDEMLGSGMLEELKEYFGSGQDLRVKRNGLGQAIGVPELEGYVKDGLKCEEMYEEAVRRIKDNTCQLGKRQVGKIVRLKKGGWNLNRIDATEVFKAVMTTDDGGGRVAEIWEKQVVETSVKIVKQFLDE; this comes from the coding sequence ATGGAACCCACCGCCGTCAACACTCGCCGTCATCAAAAGATCGTCGTAATCATGGGTCCCACCGGTGCCGGTAAATCACGCCTCTCTATAGACCTCGCAACTTGTTATTATAACAACTCTGAAATTATAAACTCTGATAAGATGCAAGTCTACCGTGGACTCGATATTACAACGAATAAAATCACAATGCAAGAACGGCGCGGTATCCGTCATCACCTTCTCGGATCATTTGACCCGACCGAATCTGTTATCAACCCGTTTAACTTCCGTCAATTCGCGTCCGAAAAAATCACCGATATTGTATCTCGTGGTGGTTTGCCGGTTCTCGTTGGTGGTTCAAACTCCTTTATATACTCATTGCTTGCGAAAAATTTCGACCCGAAATCGGATGTGTTTAACAGACCCGACCCGGTGAGTTCGGAACTCCGGTACAAATGTTGCTTCATTTGGGTTGATGTTAGTTTCCCGGTATTGGATCAGTATTTATGTAAACGGGTTGATGAAATGTTGGGTTCAGGTATGTTAGAGGAGTTAAAGGAGTATTTTGGGTCGGGTCAGGATTTGAGGGTGAAACGGAACGGGTTGGGTCAGGCGATTGGGGTACCGGAATTGGAGGGGTATGTTAAGGATGGATTGAAATGTGAGGAAATGTACGAGGAAGCGGTGAGGAGGATTAAGGATAACACGTGTCAATTAGGGAAGAGACAAGTGGGGAAGATCGTACGGTTGAAAAAGGGTGGATGGAATTTGAATAGAATTGATGCGACGGAGGTGTTTAAGGCGGTGATGACGACGGATGACGGTGGTGGAAGGGTGGCGGAAATATGGGAGAAACAAGTAGTGGAAACAAGCGTAAAGATCGTGAAGCAATTTTTGGATGAGTAG